Proteins from a genomic interval of Bacteroidota bacterium:
- the fahA gene encoding fumarylacetoacetase translates to MSASLRSFVEVAPGSDFPLGNLPYGIFSPGRTAERRVGVALGDYVVDLAALEATGLFADVPLGDSGTVFDAAVLNRFMGLDRRSWDAVRARLQHLLAAETPTLRDDADLRARVFRRRDDVTMHLPMHVGDYTDFYASREHATNVGTMFRGPENALQPNWRHLPVGYHGRASSIVVSGTDIRRPIGQRRPETDGGTPRFGPSQQLDFELELGFVIGNGNALSTPIAVDNAADHVFGLVLVNDWSARDIQAWEYVPLGPFLGKNFATTISPWVVPLAALDPFRVSAPGQDPPPLSYLQTDTPWAFDLALEVALQTPAMDMPHPITQVNARGLYWTVAQFVAHHTVGGCNLRPGDLLASGTVSGATPGTAGCLLEKTWRGTRPLTLSTGETRTFLDDGDRVTLRGAAERDGLRIGFGEASGTVLPARRRS, encoded by the coding sequence ATGTCTGCCTCACTCCGCTCGTTCGTCGAGGTCGCCCCCGGCTCCGACTTTCCGCTCGGCAACCTACCCTACGGCATTTTTTCGCCGGGACGTACCGCCGAGCGTCGTGTCGGCGTGGCGCTGGGCGACTATGTGGTCGACCTCGCTGCGCTGGAGGCTACTGGGCTGTTCGCAGACGTACCGCTTGGAGACAGCGGCACCGTGTTCGATGCCGCCGTGCTGAACCGCTTCATGGGGCTCGACCGCCGTTCGTGGGACGCCGTGCGCGCTCGCCTCCAGCACCTCCTCGCTGCTGAGACGCCCACGCTTCGCGACGATGCCGACCTCCGCGCCCGTGTCTTTCGTCGGCGCGACGATGTGACGATGCACCTACCGATGCACGTCGGCGACTACACCGACTTCTACGCCTCCCGCGAGCACGCCACGAACGTGGGCACGATGTTTCGCGGCCCTGAGAACGCGCTGCAGCCGAACTGGCGGCACCTGCCTGTTGGCTACCACGGCCGCGCTAGCTCCATCGTCGTGAGCGGCACCGACATCCGGCGGCCTATCGGGCAGCGGCGCCCTGAGACGGACGGCGGCACGCCCCGCTTCGGCCCCAGTCAGCAACTCGACTTCGAGCTCGAACTCGGCTTCGTGATCGGGAACGGCAATGCGCTCAGCACGCCCATCGCTGTTGACAATGCCGCAGACCATGTTTTCGGGCTGGTGCTCGTCAACGACTGGAGCGCGCGCGATATCCAGGCGTGGGAGTATGTCCCGCTCGGCCCGTTCCTGGGGAAAAACTTCGCCACGACCATCTCGCCGTGGGTCGTCCCGCTTGCCGCGCTGGACCCATTCCGAGTTTCCGCACCGGGACAAGACCCGCCACCGCTTTCCTACCTCCAGACCGACACGCCGTGGGCGTTCGACCTAGCGCTGGAAGTTGCGCTTCAGACCCCGGCGATGGACATGCCGCACCCAATCACGCAGGTGAACGCGCGCGGGCTCTACTGGACGGTCGCCCAGTTCGTAGCGCATCACACCGTCGGCGGGTGCAACCTCCGCCCCGGCGACCTCCTCGCCTCGGGCACGGTCAGCGGCGCAACGCCTGGCACGGCGGGCTGCCTCCTCGAAAAGACCTGGCGCGGCACCCGCCCCCTCACGCTCTCCACCGGCGAGACGCGCACGTTCCTCGACGACGGCGACCGCGTGACCCTACGCGGGGCGGCCGAGCGCGACGGCCTCCGCATCGGCTTCGGCGAGGCAAGCGGGACGGTGCTTCCAGCGCGCCGCAGGTCGTAG
- a CDS encoding BadF/BadG/BcrA/BcrD ATPase family protein gives MPSPRLFLGLDVGDTHTHVLVDDGALCTQHLGAGLHLLRDGAMRTADRVADHIHAALAHDFPDNTAPTVGGICLGVAGASRFEDQQLLLADLRQRFSTSDIRVLRDAPLAVEHAATIALEAAFGGESGAIVTVGAGSVAYGRTIDGDVLRVGGWGSLLGDEGGGYAIGLAALRSVAAAMDGGPPTLIAVLLAERYGLLTQHDLTAFAYRTEAPISMLAPLVVEAAEKEDWVATSILKQQANGLAKQIGWLASRAGDGIEKRLAFVGEMSAPGYYRECIAEALLRHLPHWRIARPQAEPVEGALRLARRLAPGAEHVAAED, from the coding sequence ATGCCCTCCCCTCGCCTCTTTCTCGGCCTCGATGTCGGCGACACACACACGCACGTGCTCGTGGACGATGGAGCGCTGTGCACCCAACACCTCGGCGCCGGGCTGCACCTCCTGCGCGATGGAGCCATGCGCACTGCCGATCGCGTAGCCGACCACATACACGCCGCGCTCGCCCACGACTTCCCTGACAACACGGCGCCAACTGTCGGCGGCATCTGCCTCGGGGTCGCCGGGGCAAGCCGGTTCGAGGATCAGCAACTCCTTCTCGCCGACCTGCGCCAACGGTTTTCTACGTCCGACATTCGTGTGCTTCGAGACGCGCCGTTGGCCGTAGAGCACGCCGCTACGATTGCGCTCGAAGCGGCGTTCGGCGGCGAGAGCGGCGCCATCGTGACCGTGGGGGCGGGCTCCGTTGCCTACGGACGCACCATCGACGGCGACGTGCTTCGCGTCGGAGGGTGGGGCTCGCTTCTCGGCGACGAGGGCGGCGGCTACGCCATCGGTCTGGCCGCCCTGCGCAGCGTGGCCGCCGCGATGGACGGAGGGCCGCCCACGCTAATCGCGGTGCTGCTCGCCGAGCGCTACGGCCTCCTCACCCAGCACGATCTGACCGCTTTTGCCTATCGCACCGAGGCACCCATCTCGATGCTCGCGCCGCTGGTGGTAGAAGCGGCTGAAAAGGAAGACTGGGTGGCAACGAGCATCCTCAAGCAGCAGGCCAACGGGCTTGCCAAGCAGATCGGCTGGCTGGCCTCGCGAGCCGGCGACGGCATCGAGAAGCGGCTCGCGTTCGTCGGCGAGATGAGCGCGCCAGGCTACTACCGCGAGTGCATCGCCGAGGCACTTCTGCGGCACCTCCCGCACTGGCGCATCGCCCGGCCGCAGGCCGAGCCCGTCGAGGGCGCCCTTCGGCTCGCGCGCCGCCTCGCCCCTGGCGCCGAGCACGTCGCGGCCGAGGACTGA
- a CDS encoding penicillin acylase family protein, producing the protein MVARLLATVLVLVLFSVTTLVVVGLLAYGTTPSRTGRVAVEALRAEVTVRWQDDQPTISAQSLADTYAALGYVHALESTWAMMLWRQAATGQLATWFGEGGRAYDRHAHTLGLPAQARATYAALSLDQQNLLDAYAAGVNRALRQPAIAQTDEFVLRDVVPEPWAPWHALAVERLLAYLATDPPALLTTPPSAPADSVQSADATLRRLAASAEARAFAERDRLFRAALFLGDFSASYAWTALHVGTAAEADTGAPPPRTWMVQQGYGSSALPLVLEVAMERGDRHAVLATIPGTLLTPSALTSGPHGQGGWMVLLSSDLTLGTSQTNPPAQYARLVDRQGREELVSVHRSPTQLALTTRSAPPIPLRGQPDSLALADGPDPTADSLASAAPQATPPPVLALEWGGFGYSTDTPAWTARLAEALGYPVPDELPAFELVDGDGLRLDAAPEGASWTVLGAPAVQRALPGGLFVGGEPAQSFAADHLTDLLATAPTLDPATLATSRYSAWAAAAVPAWLGVIGSDLPPTFEDAVSYLRGWSYQYAPRAIAPSLLDGWLRRYETLTGAPAPVRPDSAAVVYARLSLIRAIDSLRAAYGSDPAAWRWENTQPQALQFPIWSSPSDTLIHGPAQRRYAPARLGLGGHPTALRGGTSPAFPGQGSAAQWTAWSRSDRPRTTATLHASVTTHGPLARALDTVNRERPMTYTPSAPSAPTLRLTPPR; encoded by the coding sequence ATGGTCGCTCGTCTCCTCGCCACCGTCCTTGTGCTCGTGTTGTTCTCCGTGACCACTCTGGTCGTTGTGGGCCTGCTAGCCTATGGCACCACGCCGTCGCGAACGGGTCGCGTGGCGGTCGAGGCACTGCGGGCGGAGGTGACCGTGCGCTGGCAGGACGATCAGCCAACCATTTCGGCGCAGTCTCTAGCCGACACGTATGCAGCCCTAGGCTACGTGCACGCGCTGGAGTCGACCTGGGCCATGATGCTCTGGCGACAAGCTGCGACCGGGCAACTGGCAACCTGGTTTGGCGAGGGCGGCCGTGCCTACGACCGCCACGCCCACACGCTAGGACTGCCCGCGCAAGCCCGTGCCACCTACGCAGCACTTTCGCTTGACCAGCAGAACCTCCTCGATGCCTACGCAGCAGGCGTCAACCGTGCGCTACGGCAGCCTGCCATCGCCCAGACCGATGAGTTCGTCCTGCGCGATGTCGTCCCCGAACCCTGGGCCCCATGGCATGCACTGGCCGTCGAGCGGCTGCTCGCCTACCTGGCCACGGACCCGCCGGCGCTGCTCACGACGCCCCCCTCGGCGCCTGCCGACAGCGTGCAGAGCGCCGACGCCACGCTGCGTCGGCTTGCTGCCTCCGCCGAGGCCCGCGCGTTCGCCGAGCGCGACCGCCTGTTTCGCGCCGCGCTGTTCCTCGGCGACTTCAGCGCGAGCTACGCGTGGACGGCCTTGCACGTTGGGACGGCGGCCGAAGCAGACACCGGTGCGCCGCCGCCCCGCACGTGGATGGTGCAGCAGGGCTACGGCTCCTCAGCGCTGCCGCTGGTGCTAGAAGTAGCGATGGAGCGGGGCGACCGACACGCCGTGCTTGCCACGATCCCAGGCACGCTCCTCACTCCGAGTGCGCTCACGTCCGGACCGCATGGCCAGGGCGGCTGGATGGTGCTGCTGAGCAGCGATCTCACCCTCGGCACCAGCCAGACGAACCCGCCCGCGCAGTACGCCCGCCTCGTGGACCGCCAAGGCCGCGAGGAACTCGTCTCCGTGCACCGAAGCCCGACCCAACTCGCGCTCACAACCCGCTCTGCGCCCCCAATACCTTTGCGTGGGCAGCCCGACAGCCTCGCCCTGGCCGACGGACCAGACCCCACGGCGGACTCGCTGGCATCGGCGGCGCCTCAGGCGACGCCCCCCCCCGTGCTTGCGCTCGAGTGGGGTGGCTTTGGCTACAGCACCGACACGCCAGCCTGGACGGCGCGGCTGGCTGAGGCACTCGGCTACCCCGTGCCCGACGAGCTTCCCGCCTTCGAGCTGGTTGATGGCGACGGCCTACGCCTTGACGCTGCGCCTGAGGGCGCTTCGTGGACGGTGCTCGGCGCGCCAGCCGTGCAACGCGCACTCCCCGGGGGCCTCTTCGTCGGGGGCGAGCCTGCGCAGTCGTTTGCGGCCGATCACCTGACCGACCTCCTCGCGACCGCGCCCACCCTCGATCCGGCGACGCTCGCTACGAGCCGCTACAGCGCGTGGGCAGCCGCGGCCGTTCCAGCCTGGCTCGGGGTGATTGGCTCCGACCTGCCGCCCACGTTCGAGGACGCCGTGTCGTACCTACGGGGCTGGTCCTACCAGTATGCCCCGCGCGCCATCGCTCCTTCGTTGCTGGACGGGTGGCTCCGGCGCTACGAGACCCTCACCGGCGCCCCCGCTCCTGTGCGCCCCGACTCAGCGGCGGTCGTCTATGCTCGGCTGAGCCTCATCCGCGCGATAGACTCGCTACGGGCTGCCTATGGCTCGGACCCAGCCGCGTGGCGCTGGGAGAACACCCAGCCGCAAGCGCTCCAGTTTCCCATCTGGAGCTCACCCTCCGACACCCTGATCCACGGTCCCGCCCAGCGGCGCTACGCACCAGCGCGCCTTGGACTCGGGGGGCACCCGACGGCACTGCGCGGGGGCACCTCGCCCGCGTTTCCCGGGCAGGGCAGCGCGGCGCAGTGGACCGCTTGGTCCCGCTCCGACCGCCCTCGCACCACAGCTACCCTCCACGCGTCGGTCACCACGCATGGGCCGCTTGCGCGCGCCCTCGACACGGTCAACCGGGAACGGCCGATGACCTACACGCCGAGTGCGCCGAGTGCGCCGACCCTTCGTCTTACTCCACCACGCTAG
- a CDS encoding dienelactone hydrolase family protein, with protein MSDPHVGSPVVAAGPPLSDANGVVVFIHGRGASARSILTLAQEADPDREDLAYLAPQASVVGYGPSWYPYSFLAPLEQNEPYLASALNRLDALVHEITEAGVSREKVALVGFSQGACLASEYVAQNAQRYGGLCALSGGLIGPPGTPRDYSGALHGTPVFLGCSDIDPHIPLTRVEETGDVMRRLGASVDQRIYAGMGHTVNAEEVYILRQMLEAL; from the coding sequence ATGTCCGATCCGCACGTTGGCTCGCCTGTCGTTGCTGCAGGCCCACCGCTCTCCGACGCCAACGGCGTGGTCGTCTTCATCCACGGACGTGGCGCGTCGGCTCGCTCCATCTTGACCCTGGCCCAGGAGGCAGATCCAGACCGCGAGGACCTCGCCTACCTCGCGCCTCAAGCTTCCGTCGTAGGCTACGGCCCCTCGTGGTATCCGTACAGCTTCCTTGCCCCGTTGGAGCAAAACGAGCCGTACCTCGCCTCGGCGCTCAACCGTTTGGACGCCCTCGTCCACGAGATCACAGAGGCGGGTGTCTCCCGTGAGAAGGTGGCGCTCGTAGGCTTCTCGCAGGGCGCCTGCCTCGCGTCCGAATACGTGGCCCAGAACGCTCAGCGCTATGGGGGCCTGTGCGCGCTCTCAGGCGGTCTGATCGGCCCGCCTGGAACGCCCCGAGACTACTCTGGAGCGCTTCACGGCACGCCCGTCTTCCTTGGCTGCAGTGACATAGACCCGCACATCCCGCTGACCCGTGTCGAGGAAACAGGCGACGTGATGCGGCGCCTCGGCGCTAGCGTCGATCAGCGCATCTACGCTGGCATGGGTCACACGGTCAATGCCGAGGAGGTATATATCCTGCGGCAAATGCTAGAGGCACTTTGA